The sequence CAATCTATTGCAATGGGAGATGGTGCTCAAGCAATCGGCGAGCAAGCTATCAGCATTGGCACTGGTAATAAAGCGACTGGAAATCATTCAGGTGCGATTGGCGATCTAAGTACGGTCAGTGGCAATAACAGCTATAGTATGGGCAATAATAATACCGTGTCTGGCGACAATACTTTTGTGCTCGGCAATAATGTTAATACTACTGCAAAAAACGCCGTGGTACTCGGCAATGACTCTAGCTCTAACCGTGAAAACACAGTGTCGGTTGGTTCGGATCTTAACCAGCGTCAGATTATCAATGTTGCTAATGGTACCGCTGATAATGACGCAGTCAATGTCAGTCAGTTACAAGACGCAAAAACAAGCGCTATCGAAACCTCGAACACTTATGCCGATACTAAATTTAATGCTCTAAATGACTCTATTCACAATTATCTGCAAGACAATGGACAGCGCTTTAAGGAAATTGATGATCGTTTTGATCGTCAAGGTGCGATGAGTGCTGCGATGTTAAACATGGCAACCAGCACGTCAGGTTTACAAGGTAAGAACCGCATAGGCGTGGGTGCAGGTTTTCAGGGCTCCGAGCAAGCGGTCTCATTGGGGTATCAGCGTGTCATTAATCCCAATACCAGCTTTAGTCTCGGTGGTGCTTTCACAAAAGATGAGAACTCTGGTGGCATGGGTATGGGCTTTAGCTGGTAAGCATTAAGTAAACCAAAAGCCAAAAAAAGGACATTAATTTGTCCTTTTTTTCTGATGACCATTTTTACTTATTATCTAAAGCTTCTTATAGCCCAAACCCTTTTGAATGCCAATCCTGCTGTGAGCTAAGCGGTCGCTTGAGCGGCCTTATTTCTTTAAGAGTTTCTTTAAGAGCTGTCATAAGCTCAGGGGCATAAGGCAATTTATATAATGTCACCTGCGTGCATTTTGGTAAGTATGGCATCAATACTCATTGTTATGATAGATCGCTGCACAGCCAGCCCCTTCAACTTACTACCGTGTTAAACAACTCTGTGTATAAATTAATAAAGTTACCCTAACAGCACACCGCATAAACCGACAACAGCTATAACACGTTGAATAATCAAACTGTCTTGCAGGTGAGTGTTTAGATAAGTGGCAAATCCTTTGCCGATAGTATATAGACCTAGCATGGCAACAATCATACCCGTAAAGAAGCCAGCGGTATTACTGTTTGCAGGAACTTCGATTGCATGAGCTGCACCGTGGAACATAGCAAGCGCACCAAAGCCAATGACTAAGAATTTATACACGGTTTTGACGGACATCTCGTGGCTTTGATTCAATGCCACATTAAAGTAGCGGCTCATAAGTGCCATGGTCAGTAGTACGATAGAGAGTAGAATGCCGTATTCAATAAACAGGCTGTTCAAGCTCACACTTAAACTCAGTACAAATCCTGTTACTAGACCAATTAACAGTGCTACAAAGCCTTTTTTAAAGCTGTGCATTTGAGTAAATAGCATGCCCATGCCCAGCGCTAACATCAGATGGTCGAACCCAGTCAAAGGGTGTAATATACCAGACAATATTGAAAGGCTAAATGAGCCATCTGCTGCCATCAAGCCATGCCCAGGGTGAGCAAACGCGAGTGTTGGTAGCAATGATAACAGTGCTAAGCCACTGATTATGGTGGTTTTTTGGAAGATATTTTTGCGTGTCATCGTTTTGGCTGTGTCTGTTGTCATGATAAATCCTTAATAAATAAACAAATCGATATAAAAACTGACTGATAATCCACTGATCCATCAGCGGTTTGTAGAGTACTTATTGATGCTATCACCTAAGGCATTCTACGCCACACTTAACATGCCTTTATCTAAGATAAAAGCAACAATGTCATCAAGACCTTCGCCTGTTTTCATGTTACTAAATACCACAGGCTTATCACCGCGCATTTTTTTGGCATCATGCGCCATAACCTCAAGTGAGGCGCCTACGAAAGGGGCAAGGTCGGTTTTA is a genomic window of Psychrobacter cibarius containing:
- a CDS encoding HupE/UreJ family protein translates to MTTDTAKTMTRKNIFQKTTIISGLALLSLLPTLAFAHPGHGLMAADGSFSLSILSGILHPLTGFDHLMLALGMGMLFTQMHSFKKGFVALLIGLVTGFVLSLSVSLNSLFIEYGILLSIVLLTMALMSRYFNVALNQSHEMSVKTVYKFLVIGFGALAMFHGAAHAIEVPANSNTAGFFTGMIVAMLGLYTIGKGFATYLNTHLQDSLIIQRVIAVVGLCGVLLG